One genomic region from Nymphaea colorata isolate Beijing-Zhang1983 chromosome 12, ASM883128v2, whole genome shotgun sequence encodes:
- the LOC116266469 gene encoding uncharacterized protein LOC116266469: protein MNPWVANECDVNNKRGYSLNTMKPFPHRRETFGAEEMRRKAKLSSRSYHFKSNDPNFTELCFSNPRASLQSVPSESVGTSYGGELKRGSIYQSSNSVRKMKNQGILENRQVMWPEFIKQSTNPTALQRRGLHSSSSSQRKATHVSRLNPTAYSRGSQDFNENVATCNKDLASPVNKPSSPERFLEVCFHPDETEHWHSVTKHRHGTGRSLKKVEPLKRVDNSTLKTGMHALPDVPEAILSSSFSLEKPTVANLLLDLDACKPKEITKSQVSPFQRMLDPFMSSKSSNVPSTSSTKLSQIRGSNPVIVNKNELLKKSLLKEFSKTDDRLFSQPEMHDHSTGSVQVLDASPAHLHGRLKMTYKHGAPCFQFTLKDHENVLAAKTHKTDNPLNWLYTFLSSTDKKRSSGSWGRKDGYRESFVIGQMKVSCHLCSKMRNQGPDDAYAITEFVLFDSSSQRKSLALPEGGSSSSPSRQCHETPERTTIENMVVRSPSCGHDKPSRIEPLDDDNNVTAPTSSQIPLHSLPHLQIAAMVIEVPLGKRECLKGNLKDDIMNCHRSQHLSSSSTINHNTVILDADNTANITLVIPSGIHGLPTSEATCPSPLLNRWKSGGGCDCGGWDMACPLMVFDNYGSHNFNVFPFERNNQHLELFAQGCKEKVPTLTIDIIDKWLYSVTFHAKLSSLQAFAICVAVLHSSEISMPAGKENIHQRSVSNSLKALLEEDVKCLIGMDLKDGKRKTSKRLDLQTNFMLDPPISPIGRV from the exons ATGAATCCATGGGTAGCTAATGAATGTGATGTCAACAACAAAAGGGGATATTCTCTAAATACCATGAAGCCTTTTCCTCACCGTCGCGAAACCTTTGGTGCTGAAGAGATGAGGAGAAAAGCAAAGCTTTCAAGCAGAAGCTACCACTTCAAAAGTAATGATCCCAACTTCACAGAGTTATGCTTCAGTAACCCACGTGCCTCTCTCCAAAGTGTGCCTTCTGAGAGTGTTGGAACAAGCTATGGTGGAGAGCTAAAGAGAGGATCTATATACCAAAGCTCAAATTCTGTaaggaaaatgaagaaccaGGGGATTCTTGAGAACAGACAGGTGATGTGGCCAGAATTCATCAAGCAGAGCACCAATCCTACTGCATTGCAGAGAAGGGGCCTCCATAGTTCTTCTAGTAGCCAGCGAAAGGCAACACATGTCAGCAGGTTGAACCCCACTGCATATTCCAGAGGTTCCCAAGATTTCAATGAAAATGTTGCGACCTGCAATAAGGATTTAGCTTCCCCTGTTAATAAGCCTAGTTCACCAGAGAGATTCTTGGAGGTTTGTTTTCATCCTGATGAAACAGAGCACTGGCATAGTGTGACGAAACATCGGCATGGCACAGGAAGAAGCTTGAAGAAGGTGGAACCTTTGAAAAGAGTTGATAATTCTACTTTAAAAACTGGGATGCATGCACTGCCGGATGTTCCTGAAGCCATTCTTTCATCCAGTTTTTCTTTAGAGAAGCCCACGGTGGCTAATCTGCTCCTTGATCTGGATGCATgtaaaccaaaagaaattacaaaatctCAGGTCAGCCCATTTCAGAGAATGCTGGATCCGTTCATGTCTTCCAAATCTTCAAATGTTCCATCAACTTCTTCAACAAAATTGAGTCAGATAAGAGGCTCTAATCCTGTAATTGTCAATAAAAATGAATTGCTTAAGAAATCCTTGTTAAAGGAGTTCTCCAAAACAGATGACAGGTTATTCAGTCAGCCAGAAATGCATGATCATTCTACAGGTTCTGTTCAAGTATTAGATGCCTCACCTGCTCACCTACATGGCCGTCTTAAAATGACGTATAAGCATGGTGCTCCATGTTTTCAGTTCACTCTAAAGGACCATGAAAATGTTTTGGCAGCCAAAACGCATAAAACAGACAACCCTCTTAACTGGTTGTACACATTTCTCTCATCTACTGATAAAAAGAGAAGTAGTGGCAGCTGGGGAAGAAAGGACGGATATAGGGAGTCTTTTGTTATTGGGCAAATGAAGGTCTCCTGTCATTTGTGCTCCAAGATGAGAAACCAAGGGCCTGATGATGCCTACGCCATAACAGAGTTTGTTCTGTTTGATTCTTCTAGCCAAAGGAAAAGTCTAGCACTACCTGAGGGAGGAAGTAGTTCTTCTCCAAGCAGGCAGTGTCATGAGACCCCAGAAAGAACCACCATTGAAAATATGGTGGTAAGATCTCCTTCTTGTGGACATGATAAACCTAGTAGAATAGAACCTTTGGATGATGATAATAATGTTACTGCACCGACTTCTTCACAGATCCCTCTGCATTCTCTACCACACCTTCAGATTGCAGCAATGGTTATTGAGGTGCCTTTGGGGAAAAGGGAATGTCTGAAAGGCAATCTTAAAGATGACATTATGAATTGCCACAGAAGTCAGCACTTGTCAAGCTCCTCTACCATCAATCATAACACTGTGATCCTTGATGCAGATAACACTGCAAATATTACTCTTGTTATTCCTAGTGGTATCCATGGGCTACCAACTAGTGAGGCAACTTGCCCATCACCCTTGCTCAATCGTTGGAAATCTGGTGGAGGCTGTGATTGTGGTGGATGGGACATGGCTTGTCCACTGATGGTTTTTGACAATTACGGTTCTCACAATTtcaatgtttttccttttgaaaggaATAATCAGCATCTAGAACTTTTTGCTCAG GGATGCAAAGAGAAGGTTCCTACATTGACTATAGACATCATTGACAAATGGCTATATTCTGTAACTTTTCATGCAAAACTATCATCACTGCAGGCGTTTGCAATATGTGTTGCTGTCTTACACAGCTCTGAGATATCCATGCCTgctggaaaagaaaatatccaTCAGAGGTCGGTTAGTAATTCATTGAAGGCTCTTCTTGAAGAGGATGTGAAGTGTTTGATTGGGATGGACCTTAAGGATGGGAAaaggaaaacctcaaagagattGGATCTTCAGACAAATTTTATGCTTGATCCACCAATTTCTCCAATTGGCAGAGTTTAG